The DNA region GACGCCAGGTCGGTGGGATCGTTCATCGTGAACACGAATTCGTATTCTTCTTCTGACGTGGTCAGGTCGAATTCCTCTGAGGCATAACCGGCCCATGGGTCTACCGACTGCTGGAACGAGACTTCAATTGTCCTTTCCGACTCCGCACTTGCCGTAAAGGTGAGCTTATACATCACGTCTTCGTCAAGAGCCAAACCGTACTGAACAAGCTGGGGCTGATAGGATTCCTCTCCAATGGTCGTAACGTTTATCGTCGCGGTTCCGTTACTGACACTGGACGTTGCCTCTGAATCACCCCAGTGTTCACCCTGCCCAAGTCTCCATGAGGCGCCTTCATCTGTGTCGATAACACTGCTGCCCGGGAAGTCTCCGTCCTCTATCAGGTTGGTCGTGCCCTCCCCCGATTCCAGCTCGAACCTCGCCGTAACAGTTCGGTCTTCGCTCATAGTAACGGTGGTAGAGCTTGTAGAATCCGAGGCGTCGCCCTCCCAACCAATAAACCTCCAACCGGAATTCGGGGTCGCCGTGAGCTGAACGGTTTCGTCAGGGGCGTAGTAGTGTTCATCCGGGTCCCTGGTCACTGTCCCCGCGCCTGAAGGGGAAACGTTTGTTACAAGATAAAAGTCATCACCGCTGCCGCTACCGCCCAGAATGAGAAGATTCCTTGTCACATTGGCCGAGCCACTGCTATTCGCTCCAGGGCCGGTATACGATTCAACTTTCATCGCGATTTCGTATAACGGACAATCCATCATTTGCATACCAACTTTTTCCCACTCGGCAAAGTGCCTGGAAATGTTGATCTCGCCGCTTGTTCTGTGATTGCTCGTGTTCTTAGGAATGCTAAAGTACTGCTTGAAGTTGCCGTTCCCGGTCAGCATAGGCTGGTTGAGCCTGTCGCCGACCCAAAACTCATACACAATACCAT from Chitinispirillales bacterium ANBcel5 includes:
- a CDS encoding glycoside hydrolase family 11 protein; protein product: MSIKKVFAAALACVTIGSSLAWGQTWTTSTIQNVNGIDYELWNQNNTGTVNMDITGGSDDPNGGTFEATWSGTENILFRAGKKWGSSSNTTARSLGNITLDFAATWQSPDDVKMLGVYGWAYYPSESVPTQTESGQHETFSDQIEYYIIQDRGSYNPGQGATNSNKRGEATIDGIVYEFWVGDRLNQPMLTGNGNFKQYFSIPKNTSNHRTSGEINISRHFAEWEKVGMQMMDCPLYEIAMKVESYTGPGANSSGSANVTRNLLILGGSGSGDDFYLVTNVSPSGAGTVTRDPDEHYYAPDETVQLTATPNSGWRFIGWEGDASDSTSSTTVTMSEDRTVTARFELESGEGTTNLIEDGDFPGSSVIDTDEGASWRLGQGEHWGDSEATSSVSNGTATINVTTIGEESYQPQLVQYGLALDEDVMYKLTFTASAESERTIEVSFQQSVDPWAGYASEEFDLTTSEEEYEFVFTMNDPTDLASQFAFNLGQETGIVHISDIKLVHTTDGSTSLSRGNSVRTTRGSTPLVSITGRTLNVSPVDGSNLQVRVVDVKGQIRANFNAAGAETFSLTNIPAGMYFVDVKGTDVKQLTPIVLR